One genomic window of Sulfurovum lithotrophicum includes the following:
- the aat gene encoding leucyl/phenylalanyl-tRNA--protein transferase — MSSIFDEDCFIPPLSNYSYNFPNPRFTSDEGLLAYGGDLSSSRLLTAYRKGIFPWYNEGDPILWWSPNPRLLLYPGKFKVRKSFRRVLRSGKYTVTFDKAFPEVIHHCATVHRQGQDHTWIIPEMQEAYIRLHEEGFAHSVEVYREGELVGGLYGLAMGKAFFGESMFSLASDASKVAFKALSDVLGAKGYDFIDCQMKTDHMVGLGAEVIERNRYLDELESALEKPSDLGSWQHFRWTYPYKEEEW; from the coding sequence GTGTCTTCAATATTTGATGAGGATTGTTTCATACCACCCCTGAGTAACTACTCTTATAATTTTCCCAACCCGCGTTTTACTTCAGATGAGGGGCTTTTAGCCTATGGCGGAGACTTATCCTCCTCCCGTCTTTTGACGGCGTACAGAAAGGGTATTTTTCCCTGGTACAATGAAGGCGATCCGATACTATGGTGGTCTCCCAATCCCCGGCTGCTGCTCTACCCCGGAAAATTCAAAGTAAGAAAATCATTTCGACGTGTGCTGCGCAGCGGCAAGTATACAGTGACGTTCGATAAGGCTTTCCCTGAAGTAATACATCACTGTGCCACGGTACATCGTCAAGGGCAGGACCATACCTGGATCATACCGGAGATGCAGGAAGCGTATATCAGGCTGCACGAAGAGGGTTTTGCCCACAGTGTGGAGGTTTACAGGGAGGGAGAACTCGTTGGAGGTCTCTATGGACTGGCTATGGGGAAAGCCTTTTTCGGGGAGTCGATGTTCTCCCTGGCATCTGATGCTTCCAAGGTCGCTTTTAAAGCACTAAGTGATGTTTTAGGCGCTAAAGGTTATGATTTTATAGACTGCCAGATGAAAACGGACCATATGGTCGGACTGGGTGCCGAGGTCATTGAGAGGAACAGGTATCTTGATGAACTCGAATCGGCACTCGAAAAGCCCAGTGATCTGGGAAGCTGGCAGCATTTCAGATGGACTTATCCATACAAGGAAGAGGAATGGTAG